In a genomic window of Nostoc sp. UHCC 0870:
- a CDS encoding cofactor assembly of complex C subunit B — MDTPILSSTLLLTLLLSVGLLFFIRAATKDRTQTAQLISEQDEAVFMPQLQDYFRSRSYRVVEIEKSQNQVAFEGFVKPSIFLAVFLTLLAAVGLVCLSLVLSFLFPQYSLLFLGLLLFSPLSGFFYWQKAGRLEKVFLKLEPNLKEQKSFSKITVTAHRDEIAELQKNLQLKPSNA, encoded by the coding sequence ATGGATACTCCTATTTTGTCATCCACGTTACTGCTAACCTTGTTATTATCGGTTGGGCTGCTTTTCTTTATTCGTGCTGCGACTAAAGACAGGACACAAACAGCACAGCTGATATCTGAACAAGATGAAGCAGTGTTCATGCCTCAATTACAAGATTATTTTCGCTCCCGGTCTTACCGAGTAGTAGAGATAGAGAAATCACAAAACCAAGTAGCTTTTGAAGGGTTTGTCAAGCCCAGCATTTTTTTAGCTGTCTTTTTAACTCTCTTAGCTGCTGTTGGTCTTGTGTGTCTATCATTGGTTCTATCTTTCCTTTTTCCCCAATACAGCCTTCTTTTTTTAGGACTGTTACTATTTTCACCTTTGAGTGGTTTTTTCTATTGGCAAAAGGCGGGAAGACTGGAAAAAGTGTTTCTCAAACTTGAACCAAACTTAAAAGAGCAAAAATCTTTTAGCAAAATTACTGTGACAGCTCATCGTGATGAAATAGCTGAGTTACAGAAAAATTTGCAGCTAAAGCCTAGCAATGCCTAG
- the glmM gene encoding phosphoglucosamine mutase, which yields MVSSITRTQSNIRVISASEVEKLGKGFEQNNALNLLSLPANPLFGTDGIRGKVGELLSAPLALQVGFWTGVVLRDHVDRDGPIILGQDSRNSSDMLAMALSAGLTAAGIEVWYLGLCPTPCVAYLTSISAAIGGVMISASHNPPEDNGIKIFGAEGTKLSPALQKKIEEGLRGNTSVTGGGNHCGRHYSRLELIKNYGEALQKPLENTGNLQGMKIVLDLAWGAAVGLAPAVFQKMGAEVICLHNEADGDRINVNCGSTHLDILQATVQEHNADLGFAFDGDADRVLAVDDTGRSVNGDYILYLWGQNLKQQQQLPDNLIVSTVMANLGFERAWQQQGGELIRTAVGDQYVQAEMLKTGGMLGGEQSGHILCRHYGLTGDGLLTALHIASLVKQAGVPLAELVDQSFDTYPQLLRNVRVTDRDRRLSWQDCEPVQKAIASAEVAMGNSGRILVRASGTEPVIRVMVEAATTELANYWTDELVTQVEQHLAI from the coding sequence ATGGTTTCATCAATAACTCGAACTCAAAGCAACATTCGAGTGATTTCTGCTTCTGAAGTTGAGAAGTTAGGTAAGGGATTTGAGCAGAATAATGCACTGAATTTACTATCTTTGCCTGCAAATCCCCTGTTTGGTACAGATGGGATTCGTGGCAAAGTCGGAGAATTGCTAAGTGCGCCGTTGGCATTGCAAGTTGGTTTCTGGACTGGTGTAGTTCTACGTGACCATGTTGATCGGGATGGTCCGATCATTTTGGGACAGGATTCCCGCAACTCTAGTGATATGTTGGCGATGGCATTGAGTGCGGGGTTAACAGCCGCAGGGATAGAAGTTTGGTATTTAGGATTATGTCCTACTCCTTGCGTTGCTTATCTGACTAGCATCAGTGCAGCCATCGGTGGAGTGATGATTTCTGCTAGCCATAATCCACCAGAAGATAATGGGATTAAGATTTTTGGCGCAGAAGGTACTAAGTTATCACCAGCATTACAGAAAAAAATTGAAGAAGGATTACGTGGTAATACCTCAGTTACAGGCGGGGGAAATCATTGCGGACGGCATTACTCACGTCTGGAATTAATTAAAAATTACGGCGAAGCTTTACAAAAACCCTTGGAAAATACTGGCAATCTTCAGGGAATGAAGATTGTTTTAGATTTAGCGTGGGGTGCGGCTGTGGGGTTAGCACCTGCTGTGTTTCAAAAAATGGGGGCAGAGGTCATTTGCTTGCATAATGAAGCAGATGGCGATCGCATTAATGTTAACTGCGGTTCTACCCATCTAGACATTCTCCAAGCCACCGTTCAAGAACATAACGCTGACTTAGGGTTCGCCTTTGATGGTGATGCCGATCGCGTCTTGGCTGTAGATGATACTGGCAGATCAGTCAATGGTGATTACATTCTCTATCTCTGGGGACAAAATCTCAAGCAACAGCAACAACTCCCAGATAACTTGATTGTATCTACAGTCATGGCTAACTTGGGCTTTGAGAGGGCTTGGCAACAACAGGGTGGTGAATTGATTCGCACGGCTGTAGGTGATCAATACGTCCAAGCCGAAATGCTGAAGACGGGAGGGATGTTAGGTGGTGAACAATCTGGTCATATCCTTTGCCGACACTATGGTTTGACTGGGGATGGTTTGCTAACAGCCTTACACATAGCTAGTTTAGTGAAACAGGCTGGTGTTCCTCTCGCGGAATTGGTAGACCAAAGTTTTGATACCTATCCCCAATTGTTGCGGAATGTGCGCGTGACAGATCGCGATCGCCGGTTGAGTTGGCAAGATTGCGAACCTGTGCAGAAAGCGATCGCCTCTGCGGAAGTCGCAATGGGCAATTCTGGCAGAATCTTAGTCCGGGCTTCGGGTACAGAACCAGTGATTAGAGTCATGGTAGAAGCGGCTACCACGGAACTAGCTAACTACTGGACAGATGAATTAGTAACACAAGTAGAGCAACACCTTGCTATCTAG
- a CDS encoding DUF3611 family protein, which translates to MSQNSDAPSSSSNLRTIAQTFRLTGWISFWIQLVLGVVSGIIVLLFAVFSQRSGSPSNNPGTSFGVFLAVCGILILGGGLYLAYRYTRIGNQLLSSNPSNRPRKVETVQVLRLGLWVNLAGTLVTLLGAQAIVGTLVARSISPQAITTQFFDPTRIISGLDMLVVQANINTVSAHFAGLVSSLWLLNRINRS; encoded by the coding sequence ATGTCACAAAACTCCGATGCTCCCTCGTCTTCCTCTAATCTCCGAACAATTGCCCAGACATTTCGCCTCACGGGTTGGATTAGCTTTTGGATTCAATTAGTGCTAGGTGTAGTTTCTGGGATTATTGTCCTGTTATTTGCTGTTTTCAGTCAAAGGTCAGGTAGTCCCAGTAATAATCCTGGGACTAGTTTCGGTGTCTTTTTAGCAGTTTGTGGAATATTAATCTTAGGTGGCGGGCTATATTTGGCTTATCGTTATACCAGAATTGGCAATCAATTGCTCTCATCTAACCCTAGCAATCGTCCTCGAAAAGTTGAGACAGTGCAGGTTTTACGCTTAGGACTATGGGTAAATTTAGCGGGGACACTAGTTACACTATTGGGAGCGCAGGCGATCGTTGGTACATTGGTAGCTAGGTCAATATCTCCCCAAGCCATCACAACGCAATTTTTTGACCCCACTAGAATCATTAGTGGTTTAGATATGTTGGTGGTACAGGCAAACATCAATACCGTGTCAGCTCATTTTGCTGGTTTAGTAAGTTCACTATGGCTACTCAATCGCATCAACCGTTCTTAA
- the rseP gene encoding RIP metalloprotease RseP — translation MSVLAAIAVLAVLILVHELGHFIAARSQGIHVNRFSLGFGPVLWKYQGPETEYAIRAFPLGGFVGFPDDDPDSDIPPNDPNLLRNRPILDRAIVISAGVIANLIFAYMLLVGQVSFIGIGQASQPGVLIQQLAPEVSDVATKAGLQAGDVILGANQQQFGTSLQGIDSLRDIIKSSPNQSIQLEIARGDKKLSVNIIPEAKPNGGSIGVGLAPNGKVERRAITNPMKALSIGATEFQRIVTMTFKGFGQLITNFGETASQVSGPIKIVEIGANIAQNDTGSLFFFGALISINLAVINILPLPALDGGQLAFLLIEGLRGKPLPNRIQDGVMQTGLVLLLGLGIFLIVKETTQLEWVQKLFQ, via the coding sequence ATGTCAGTTTTAGCAGCGATCGCAGTCTTGGCTGTATTAATTTTGGTACATGAGTTGGGACATTTTATTGCAGCCCGTTCTCAAGGTATCCATGTCAACCGCTTTTCTTTGGGGTTTGGCCCAGTTCTTTGGAAGTATCAAGGCCCAGAAACCGAATATGCTATCCGCGCTTTTCCTTTGGGTGGCTTTGTCGGGTTTCCTGATGATGACCCCGATAGCGATATTCCGCCCAATGACCCGAATTTGCTGCGTAACCGGCCAATTTTAGATCGAGCGATCGTCATTAGTGCAGGGGTAATCGCCAATTTAATTTTTGCCTATATGTTACTGGTAGGCCAAGTTAGCTTCATTGGTATCGGCCAAGCTAGTCAACCAGGGGTATTAATTCAACAGCTAGCACCAGAAGTCAGTGATGTAGCCACCAAAGCTGGACTACAAGCAGGAGATGTAATTCTTGGAGCTAATCAACAACAATTTGGCACTTCCCTGCAAGGAATCGATAGTTTAAGAGACATCATTAAAAGTAGTCCCAATCAGTCGATTCAACTAGAAATTGCCCGTGGTGACAAAAAGCTGTCTGTGAATATCATCCCTGAAGCCAAGCCTAATGGTGGCAGTATTGGCGTTGGACTTGCACCTAATGGAAAAGTTGAACGCCGTGCAATCACTAATCCGATGAAGGCTTTAAGTATCGGTGCTACTGAATTTCAGCGCATCGTCACTATGACTTTTAAAGGCTTTGGGCAGCTAATTACTAACTTTGGTGAAACAGCCAGTCAAGTCTCTGGCCCCATTAAAATTGTCGAAATTGGAGCTAACATTGCCCAAAACGATACAGGTAGTTTGTTCTTCTTTGGGGCTTTAATTAGCATCAACTTGGCAGTCATTAATATTTTGCCTCTCCCGGCTTTAGACGGCGGACAACTAGCATTTTTGCTGATTGAAGGTTTGCGCGGTAAACCCTTACCTAATCGAATTCAAGATGGTGTGATGCAAACTGGTTTAGTGCTACTCTTGGGTCTGGGAATTTTTCTGATTGTCAAAGAAACTACCCAGTTGGAGTGGGTACAAAAATTGTTCCAGTGA
- a CDS encoding PadR family transcriptional regulator has translation MKIEDIYQFFENPPPTYLCQELAICYILDVLLQGESYGTELIQQLETEYPTYRLSDTVLYSAIKFLEDHNAINGYWKKLEGRGRPRRMYQISPEWEGQSLDLARLWRDYITQRVK, from the coding sequence ATGAAAATTGAGGATATATATCAATTCTTTGAGAATCCTCCGCCAACTTATCTTTGCCAAGAACTAGCAATTTGTTACATTCTGGATGTATTGCTACAAGGGGAATCATACGGTACTGAGTTGATTCAACAATTAGAAACTGAATACCCCACCTATCGGCTTTCTGACACTGTACTTTACAGTGCCATTAAATTTCTCGAAGACCATAATGCTATTAATGGGTATTGGAAAAAGTTGGAAGGTCGAGGTCGGCCTAGGCGGATGTACCAAATTTCTCCAGAATGGGAAGGGCAATCACTAGATTTGGCTCGGCTTTGGCGAGATTACATAACACAGAGGGTGAAGTAA
- a CDS encoding DUF3155 domain-containing protein yields MARRRKRKSRRRQEGRRILEHVPQYSIESGEEKPVTAARKFIQSEGILPPALLLVKRNEHTTDRYFWAEKGLFGAQYVEENHFLFPSLRILEPPAGLEAVAVGGR; encoded by the coding sequence TTGGCAAGGAGACGCAAAAGGAAGAGCCGTCGTCGCCAAGAAGGACGACGTATTTTAGAGCATGTGCCTCAATATAGCATCGAGAGTGGCGAAGAAAAACCTGTGACAGCAGCCAGAAAATTCATTCAATCTGAAGGTATCTTGCCACCAGCGTTGCTACTTGTAAAGCGAAATGAACACACAACAGACCGCTATTTCTGGGCAGAAAAAGGTCTGTTTGGAGCGCAATATGTAGAAGAGAACCATTTTTTGTTTCCTAGCCTGCGGATACTAGAACCTCCCGCAGGTTTGGAAGCAGTGGCTGTGGGCGGTCGCTGA
- the rpsN gene encoding 30S ribosomal protein S14 has protein sequence MAKKSMIEREKKRAKLIEKYAVKREALLEEFRTTESPLDKLAIHRKIQQLPRNSAPTRHRNRCWLTGRPRGVYRDFGLSRNVLREWAHEGLLPGVVKSSW, from the coding sequence ATGGCAAAGAAGAGTATGATTGAGCGCGAAAAAAAGCGCGCTAAGTTGATAGAAAAGTATGCTGTCAAGCGGGAAGCTCTGTTAGAAGAGTTCAGAACAACAGAGTCTCCCTTAGATAAGCTAGCAATCCACCGCAAAATCCAACAGCTACCCCGCAACAGTGCGCCTACTCGTCACCGTAACCGTTGCTGGTTAACTGGTCGTCCTAGAGGCGTTTACCGTGATTTTGGGCTGTCTCGGAACGTGCTACGGGAATGGGCGCACGAAGGTCTGTTACCTGGAGTAGTTAAATCTAGTTGGTAG
- a CDS encoding sensor histidine kinase, translating into MLMSASSDFVALCREQIALLTQGLGASLSVVYLTQELVESPTGETKLIPVVVYPETAVILPGEEIFEATARKQLQIENLLALPQQQRRLLTPAPTTETPQNEAPQLEEDFLLSGHQFVFPLIHEGVMMGLLVTGRDDRPWSEPEQNQIQTIGQTLAIACILDQRRAWLQHQLHQQQILQEQQRDLLDNLLHQFRNPLTAIRTFGKLLLKRLRPGDINRDVGGNIVRESDRLTELLQKFDEVIDWANLDSERLSLPDNERFVEATVQKESQPVLLLPGTGDKETNCSLAEVLTPLLVSAQAIAQERNLELILEVTQGLPLVRANLKSLQEVLSNIIDNALKYTPSGGKIYIQLGQEKANFQGIGISDTGPGIPPEDLAHLGERHYRGVQAQTEIPGTGLGIAIAKQLIEQMHGQIEVFSPAINSAIATPNAPGTSVIIWLPVSQ; encoded by the coding sequence ATGTTAATGTCTGCCAGTTCAGATTTTGTTGCTCTATGCCGAGAGCAAATAGCACTATTGACCCAAGGGCTGGGAGCATCTTTAAGCGTAGTTTATTTAACCCAAGAATTGGTAGAGTCTCCCACAGGCGAGACAAAACTTATTCCTGTAGTAGTTTACCCAGAAACAGCAGTAATATTGCCAGGGGAAGAAATTTTTGAGGCTACAGCACGTAAACAACTGCAAATAGAAAATTTGTTGGCACTACCCCAGCAACAAAGAAGATTGCTGACACCAGCACCAACAACGGAAACACCCCAAAATGAAGCACCGCAACTAGAAGAAGACTTTTTGTTGAGTGGGCATCAATTTGTCTTTCCTTTGATTCATGAGGGTGTGATGATGGGATTGTTGGTGACAGGTAGAGACGATCGCCCGTGGAGTGAACCGGAACAGAACCAAATTCAAACCATTGGACAAACATTAGCGATCGCTTGTATTTTGGATCAGCGTCGAGCCTGGTTGCAACACCAACTGCATCAACAGCAAATTTTGCAAGAACAACAGCGAGATTTGTTAGATAACTTATTACACCAGTTCCGTAACCCGCTAACAGCCATACGCACCTTTGGCAAACTGTTATTAAAGCGATTGCGTCCAGGAGATATAAATCGGGATGTGGGAGGAAATATCGTTAGAGAAAGCGATCGCCTCACGGAATTGCTGCAAAAATTTGATGAGGTCATCGATTGGGCAAATTTAGATTCAGAGCGACTTTCCTTACCTGACAATGAAAGATTTGTAGAAGCTACTGTACAAAAAGAATCTCAACCTGTATTATTACTACCAGGCACAGGAGATAAAGAAACTAATTGCTCCTTAGCTGAAGTATTAACACCATTGCTAGTTTCTGCTCAAGCGATCGCTCAAGAGAGGAATCTAGAATTAATATTAGAAGTTACCCAGGGTTTACCATTAGTAAGAGCTAATCTGAAATCCTTACAAGAAGTATTGAGTAATATCATTGATAATGCACTTAAATATACCCCTTCCGGCGGTAAAATTTATATTCAATTAGGGCAAGAAAAAGCTAATTTTCAAGGCATAGGGATTAGTGATACAGGCCCTGGTATTCCCCCTGAAGATTTAGCCCATCTGGGGGAAAGACATTATCGAGGAGTGCAAGCCCAAACAGAAATTCCCGGTACGGGGTTAGGAATTGCGATCGCTAAACAATTAATCGAGCAAATGCACGGACAAATAGAAGTTTTCAGCCCGGCGATTAACTCTGCGATCGCTACACCCAATGCACCAGGAACAAGTGTGATTATTTGGTTACCTGTTAGTCAATAG
- the serS gene encoding serine--tRNA ligase, with product MLDIKQLRENPQLIKERLNSRSGKYDIEPILQLDRQQRDIEITRSQLQARSNEIGKLVGQKIKSGVSPQDPEIQALRDEGNSVKAQLSELEPKEKELKAEIEQLILAIPNVPSDSTPLGRNEEDNVEVRRWGDEYLPQNANILPHWEIGEKLGILNVERAVKVAQSRFVNLIGAGAALERALINFMLAMQTQAGYVEVSPPLLVNSESLTATGQLPKFAEESFKCADDDLWLIPTAEVPVTNLYRGEILAAESLPIYHCAYTPCFRREAGSYGRDMRGLIRLHQFNKVELVKFVHPSTSFDELEKLVGNAEAILQALKLPYRVINLCSGDVGFSSTKTYDLEVWLPSSGKYREISSCSNFVDFQARRADIRFKEAGKKGTQFIHTLNGSGLAVGRTMAAILENYQQPDGTVLIPEVLQPFLGREVL from the coding sequence GTGCTGGATATTAAGCAACTACGGGAAAATCCCCAACTAATTAAGGAACGGTTGAATAGTCGTAGTGGTAAATACGACATAGAACCGATATTACAGTTAGATCGGCAGCAACGAGACATAGAAATTACTCGTAGCCAACTACAAGCTCGGAGTAATGAAATTGGTAAACTCGTTGGGCAGAAGATAAAATCTGGTGTCAGCCCTCAAGACCCAGAAATTCAAGCCTTGCGGGATGAGGGTAATAGTGTCAAAGCTCAACTGAGCGAACTAGAACCCAAAGAAAAAGAACTCAAAGCTGAAATTGAGCAACTTATTCTCGCAATTCCCAATGTTCCCAGTGATTCTACACCTCTGGGTAGAAATGAGGAAGATAACGTAGAAGTTCGCCGTTGGGGTGATGAGTACCTACCCCAGAATGCAAATATTCTACCGCATTGGGAAATTGGTGAAAAGCTGGGTATTCTCAATGTTGAGCGAGCGGTGAAGGTTGCCCAAAGTCGCTTTGTCAACTTAATTGGTGCTGGTGCAGCTTTAGAAAGAGCATTAATTAACTTCATGCTGGCGATGCAAACCCAAGCAGGTTATGTAGAAGTCAGTCCGCCGCTTTTGGTAAATAGCGAGTCTTTGACGGCGACAGGCCAGTTACCCAAGTTTGCAGAAGAAAGCTTTAAATGTGCTGATGATGATTTATGGCTAATTCCGACAGCAGAAGTACCAGTTACTAACCTTTACCGGGGAGAAATTCTCGCGGCGGAAAGTTTACCTATCTACCATTGTGCTTACACTCCTTGCTTTCGTCGGGAGGCTGGTAGTTATGGGCGTGATATGCGGGGGTTAATCCGGCTGCATCAGTTCAATAAAGTAGAGTTGGTGAAATTTGTCCATCCCAGCACCTCTTTTGATGAATTAGAAAAATTGGTAGGCAATGCTGAAGCGATTTTACAGGCTTTAAAGTTACCTTACCGCGTGATCAATTTATGTAGTGGAGATGTGGGCTTTTCTTCCACTAAAACCTATGATTTAGAGGTTTGGCTACCTTCTTCTGGGAAGTATCGGGAGATTTCTAGTTGTTCCAATTTTGTAGACTTCCAGGCGCGACGGGCGGATATTCGGTTTAAGGAAGCTGGGAAGAAGGGGACTCAGTTTATCCATACCCTCAACGGTTCAGGTTTGGCTGTGGGGCGGACAATGGCGGCTATTTTGGAAAATTATCAACAACCAGATGGGACTGTTTTGATACCGGAAGTGTTGCAACCTTTCTTGGGAAGAGAAGTGTTGTAA
- a CDS encoding DUF29 domain-containing protein gives MTVASDELVFQSPYLAVVKARKLLHEGKMTEVAHILESLAESMGRSEKRAVISQLTRLMLHIIKWKCQPEKRSASWAISIRSAKREIADSQEEIPSLNREFLESIWDKCFDSAKQDARDEMGKKLEIIALSWNEVFEETYTFWED, from the coding sequence ATGACAGTAGCATCGGATGAACTGGTATTTCAATCGCCATACTTAGCTGTGGTAAAAGCAAGAAAATTGCTACATGAGGGAAAAATGACAGAAGTTGCTCATATTCTGGAGAGTTTGGCAGAGTCAATGGGGCGATCAGAAAAAAGGGCAGTGATTAGTCAATTAACTCGACTGATGCTACATATAATTAAATGGAAATGTCAACCTGAAAAACGTAGTGCTAGTTGGGCTATTTCTATTAGATCCGCAAAGCGAGAAATTGCAGATAGCCAAGAGGAAATTCCCAGTCTCAATCGAGAGTTTTTAGAGTCAATTTGGGATAAGTGTTTTGACTCTGCGAAACAGGATGCTAGGGATGAAATGGGCAAAAAATTAGAAATTATTGCTTTAAGTTGGAATGAAGTTTTTGAAGAAACTTATACCTTTTGGGAAGATTAG
- the nth gene encoding endonuclease III, which yields MSTNRKSLSKKQKALEILTRLKRLYPDATCSLTYATPVQLLVATILSAQCTDERVNQVTPVLFSRFPDAASLANADLAELENLVRSTGFYRNKAKNIQGACRMIVNEFDSVVPDQMEHLLKLPGVARKTANVVLAHAYGINAGVTVDTHVKRLSQRLGLTKYPDPIHIEKDLMKLLPQPDWENWSIRLIYHGRAVCKARSPVCLACELADLCPAVMVGGKGVGE from the coding sequence GTGAGTACAAACCGTAAATCCCTATCCAAAAAGCAAAAAGCTCTAGAAATTCTGACTCGTTTGAAGCGGTTGTATCCAGATGCTACTTGCTCTTTGACTTATGCAACCCCTGTGCAGCTGCTGGTGGCTACGATTCTTTCGGCTCAGTGTACAGATGAGCGAGTCAATCAAGTCACACCAGTTTTATTTAGTCGGTTTCCTGATGCCGCGAGTTTAGCAAACGCTGACTTAGCGGAATTAGAAAACTTAGTACGTTCTACTGGGTTTTATCGCAATAAGGCGAAAAATATCCAAGGGGCTTGTCGGATGATTGTGAACGAGTTTGACTCTGTAGTTCCCGATCAAATGGAACATCTGTTAAAGTTGCCTGGGGTAGCACGCAAGACTGCCAATGTGGTGTTAGCTCATGCCTATGGGATTAATGCGGGGGTGACAGTAGATACTCACGTTAAACGTCTCAGCCAACGCTTGGGTTTAACGAAGTATCCAGACCCCATCCACATTGAAAAAGATTTGATGAAGTTATTACCGCAGCCAGATTGGGAAAATTGGTCAATTCGCCTGATTTATCATGGTCGGGCTGTGTGTAAAGCTCGTTCTCCCGTTTGTTTGGCTTGCGAATTGGCTGATTTATGCCCTGCGGTGATGGTAGGAGGTAAGGGAGTAGGGGAGTAG
- a CDS encoding PIN domain-containing protein translates to MSEVVVDASAVLALLNQETGSEEILQLIDNAAISSVNLSEVIAKLAEAGIPEEEIRQILLHLNLEVIPFNEEQALRAGMMRPATKSIGLSFGDRACLALGVILNQPVITTDRLWSNLNIGIEIRVVR, encoded by the coding sequence GTGAGTGAAGTTGTTGTAGATGCTTCTGCTGTTTTAGCGTTGCTTAATCAAGAAACTGGTAGCGAAGAAATTTTGCAGTTGATTGACAATGCAGCAATTAGTAGCGTCAACTTATCGGAAGTTATAGCAAAGCTAGCAGAAGCAGGAATCCCTGAAGAAGAGATTAGGCAAATTCTATTGCATCTAAATCTTGAGGTGATTCCTTTTAATGAAGAACAAGCTCTGAGGGCTGGTATGATGCGTCCAGCTACTAAATCTATCGGACTTTCATTTGGAGATCGTGCTTGTCTGGCTTTAGGTGTTATTCTCAACCAGCCTGTGATCACCACTGATCGTTTGTGGAGTAACCTTAATATTGGAATTGAAATTCGAGTAGTGCGTTAG
- the aat gene encoding leucyl/phenylalanyl-tRNA--protein transferase → MQYDLAAIIQGYAQGYFLMADDDAGLGWYKSRDRTLIPLDDKFRYPKSLQRVLNQERFTVAINRDFHSVVAGCANRETTWISTELAEIYLLLHEAGFAYSFETWQDDKLAGGILGIVIGGAFIGESMFYLIPEGSKVAMVKLVERLRQRQFVLFDAQMMNPHLERFGAYRINDEDYQILLQKALFNPCTLL, encoded by the coding sequence ATGCAATATGATCTTGCGGCTATTATACAAGGCTATGCTCAAGGCTATTTTCTCATGGCTGATGACGATGCTGGACTGGGATGGTACAAAAGTCGCGATCGCACTTTGATTCCTTTAGATGATAAATTCCGCTACCCTAAGTCTTTGCAGCGTGTCTTGAATCAAGAACGGTTTACTGTGGCAATTAACCGTGATTTTCACTCTGTAGTCGCAGGTTGTGCTAACAGAGAAACCACCTGGATTTCTACAGAATTAGCAGAAATTTACTTATTACTACACGAAGCTGGCTTTGCTTATAGTTTTGAAACTTGGCAAGATGACAAACTCGCTGGAGGTATTTTAGGTATTGTCATTGGTGGTGCTTTCATTGGCGAATCGATGTTTTACCTAATTCCTGAAGGTTCTAAAGTAGCGATGGTCAAGTTGGTCGAAAGATTACGCCAAAGGCAATTCGTTCTGTTTGATGCTCAAATGATGAATCCCCATTTAGAAAGGTTTGGTGCTTATCGCATCAATGATGAAGACTATCAAATTTTGCTGCAAAAGGCATTGTTTAATCCTTGCACTCTCCTGTGA